In Rhodothermus marinus DSM 4252, a single genomic region encodes these proteins:
- the moaA gene encoding GTP 3',8-cyclase MoaA, whose translation MVYSLPILPAEAVNQAEDPARVPEDFGLTYDPARSEADVLTDGFGRRHTYLRISLIEHCNLRCRYCMPEEGLDWTPPEHLLTDEEIIRLARLFVSQGVTKIRLTGGEPLLRKGIERIVAELARLPGLRALAMTTNGLLLPKKLDRLQAAGLTQLNISLDTLRPERFEILTRRKGFEQVLRAIDLAIARGYRPLKVNCVVLRGFNEDELLDFAAWTKDRPVEVRFIEFMPFDGNGWNDAQLVPAAEMRARIEARYPLEPIAFDPHGTARLFRIPGHQGRLGFIASMTEPFCEGCNRLRITADGSLKVCLFGRAEVSLRDAMRRGASDEELLALISAAVGRKHARHAGMYNLARMPNRPMITIGG comes from the coding sequence ATGGTCTATTCGCTTCCGATTCTACCCGCCGAGGCCGTGAACCAGGCGGAAGACCCCGCCCGGGTTCCGGAAGACTTCGGCCTCACATACGATCCGGCGCGCTCGGAAGCGGACGTGCTCACCGATGGCTTTGGCCGGCGCCACACCTATCTGCGCATTTCGCTCATCGAACACTGCAACCTGCGCTGCCGCTACTGCATGCCGGAAGAGGGATTGGACTGGACGCCGCCCGAGCATCTGCTGACCGACGAGGAAATCATCCGACTGGCCCGCCTGTTTGTGTCGCAGGGCGTGACGAAGATCCGGCTGACCGGCGGCGAGCCGCTGCTGCGCAAAGGGATCGAGCGTATCGTGGCCGAGCTGGCTCGCCTTCCGGGGCTCCGGGCGCTGGCCATGACCACGAACGGTCTGCTGCTCCCCAAAAAACTCGACCGCCTGCAGGCGGCCGGTCTGACCCAGCTCAACATCAGCCTCGACACGCTGCGGCCCGAGCGCTTCGAAATCCTCACGCGCCGCAAAGGCTTCGAGCAGGTGCTGCGCGCCATCGATCTGGCCATTGCGCGGGGCTACCGCCCGCTCAAGGTGAACTGCGTCGTGCTCCGGGGCTTCAACGAGGATGAGCTGCTGGACTTTGCCGCCTGGACGAAAGACCGGCCCGTCGAGGTGCGCTTCATCGAGTTCATGCCCTTCGACGGCAACGGCTGGAACGACGCGCAGCTCGTACCGGCCGCCGAGATGCGCGCCCGCATCGAAGCCCGCTATCCACTCGAACCCATCGCATTCGATCCGCACGGCACGGCGAGGCTGTTCCGCATTCCCGGCCACCAGGGGCGCCTGGGCTTCATCGCGTCGATGACCGAGCCTTTCTGCGAGGGGTGCAACCGGCTGCGCATTACGGCCGACGGTAGCCTGAAGGTGTGCCTGTTCGGCCGGGCTGAGGTCAGCCTGCGCGATGCCATGCGCCGGGGCGCCAGCGACGAAGAGCTGCTGGCGCTGATCAGCGCGGCCGTCGGACGCAAGCACGCCCGCCATGCCGGCATGTACAACCTGGCGCGCATGCCCAATCGGCCGATGATCACCATCGGTGGCTGA
- the dacB gene encoding D-alanyl-D-alanine carboxypeptidase/D-alanyl-D-alanine endopeptidase encodes MRFVHLLYVALLVALSTTGLHAPASLEARLEDVRATLSTEQAFWGLYVADVESGRVLVAQNAEQGLLPASTHKLLTTAAALDLLGPDYRYQTVLYFVGQVDGATLRGDLILRGSGDPTFGSPSWPGPDPLRTWAQELARMGIRRIEGRLIGDDNRFDDRPYADGWDIDYVTTQINLGLGFAVGGLSYHDNIVRLHMQATRPGAPLAFTQEPFDYLTIENRAYTAARRYGEAIRIERAFASEQVRLTGSVPATYRGTIELPVANPTRYALAAFRHYLEQAGITVAAELFDVDELPAPPRYDRRHALLVHFSPPLAEIVRVINHRSHNFYAEQVFRTLSPDGSAEGAARRIRAFLQRQGIDTRGLTIRDGSGLSRKNLVPPAVLGQLLVAMQHHPNRDAFVASLPQGGTRRSTLEDRLRDVPVRAKTGSLLHVRTLSGYLTTRDGHTLAFALMANNFTTPSSRIVRTLDEMVRTLHTAP; translated from the coding sequence ATGCGTTTCGTTCACCTGCTGTACGTCGCCCTGCTGGTAGCCCTGAGCACGACCGGCCTGCATGCGCCGGCCTCCCTCGAAGCCCGTCTGGAGGACGTTCGGGCCACCCTTTCTACCGAACAGGCCTTCTGGGGCCTGTACGTTGCCGACGTGGAAAGCGGCCGGGTGCTGGTGGCGCAGAACGCCGAGCAGGGGCTGCTTCCGGCCTCCACGCACAAGTTGCTCACCACGGCGGCTGCCCTGGATCTGCTGGGACCGGACTACCGCTACCAGACCGTCCTGTACTTTGTCGGTCAGGTGGACGGCGCCACGCTGCGCGGCGATCTGATCCTGCGCGGCTCGGGCGATCCCACCTTCGGTAGCCCCTCCTGGCCGGGCCCCGACCCGCTCCGAACCTGGGCGCAGGAGCTGGCCCGCATGGGCATTCGCCGCATTGAAGGCCGTCTTATCGGCGACGACAACCGCTTCGACGACCGCCCCTACGCGGACGGCTGGGACATCGACTACGTAACCACGCAGATCAACCTGGGCCTGGGTTTTGCCGTCGGGGGCCTGTCGTACCACGACAACATCGTACGGCTGCACATGCAGGCCACGCGGCCGGGCGCACCGCTGGCGTTCACGCAGGAGCCCTTCGACTATCTGACCATCGAGAACCGGGCCTACACGGCCGCCCGACGTTACGGCGAGGCCATCCGGATCGAGCGGGCGTTCGCCTCCGAGCAGGTGCGGCTGACCGGTTCGGTCCCGGCCACGTACCGGGGTACGATCGAACTGCCCGTCGCCAATCCGACCCGCTACGCGCTGGCGGCCTTCCGCCATTACCTGGAGCAGGCGGGCATCACCGTGGCGGCCGAGTTGTTCGACGTGGACGAACTCCCTGCACCACCTCGCTACGACCGCCGCCACGCCCTGCTCGTACACTTTTCACCCCCGCTGGCCGAGATCGTGCGCGTCATCAATCACCGAAGCCACAACTTTTACGCGGAGCAGGTCTTCCGGACGCTCAGCCCGGACGGCTCGGCCGAAGGGGCTGCCCGGCGCATCCGTGCCTTTCTGCAGCGCCAGGGCATCGATACACGCGGGCTGACCATTCGGGACGGTTCGGGCCTTTCCCGCAAGAACCTGGTTCCTCCGGCCGTGCTGGGCCAGTTGCTGGTGGCCATGCAGCACCACCCGAACCGTGACGCCTTCGTGGCCTCACTCCCACAGGGCGGCACGCGTAGATCGACCCTAGAAGACAGGCTGCGCGACGTTCCGGTCCGTGCGAAAACCGGATCGCTGCTGCACGTGCGCACGCTGAGCGGGTATCTGACCACCCGCGACGGCCACACGCTGGCCTTTGCCCTGATGGCGAACAACTTCACCACACCGTCCTCCCGGATCGTGCGCACGCTCGACGAAATGGTCCGTACGCTGCACACCGCCCCCTGA
- the mreD gene encoding rod shape-determining protein MreD, with amino-acid sequence MPTLLLSSTQLVRILRTTLLGVLVVVLQWLVLNRLRLWGAYPDAVLLFVAYLGLTYGRRAGLIGGFLCGFLLDALLDSWGLHALAKSLMGFLIGLFALEEPEAFRPTPGQAFLGGLVLALVHNGLFVALLALAAGTRTAFMLEALWLGSALYTAFLSVLVVLVRTD; translated from the coding sequence ATGCCGACGCTGCTGCTTTCTTCCACCCAGCTTGTCCGCATCCTGCGCACGACCCTGCTGGGGGTGCTGGTAGTGGTGCTGCAGTGGCTGGTGCTGAACCGACTGCGCCTCTGGGGTGCCTACCCGGACGCGGTCCTGCTGTTTGTAGCCTACCTCGGATTGACCTACGGGCGTCGCGCAGGACTGATCGGAGGCTTTCTCTGTGGCTTTTTGCTGGACGCACTGCTCGATAGCTGGGGCCTGCATGCCCTGGCCAAAAGCCTGATGGGCTTTTTGATTGGCCTGTTCGCCCTCGAAGAGCCAGAGGCCTTTCGGCCAACGCCGGGCCAGGCGTTTCTGGGGGGCCTAGTGCTGGCGCTGGTACACAACGGCCTGTTTGTGGCCTTGCTGGCGCTTGCAGCCGGCACCCGCACCGCCTTCATGCTGGAAGCGCTCTGGCTGGGCAGCGCCCTGTACACGGCCTTCCTGAGCGTACTCGTCGTGCTCGTTCGTACGGATTGA
- a CDS encoding T9SS type A sorting domain-containing protein, producing MRKYLFCLALFALSSSPTLRAQPFFVERSEPASGTARVPLEAEVRFYFNDAVSQQTDFNTAFLFEPRRAVRIRRVDLIPETPNRTDCPSVGAGQTCPNLVVYTVTHEAETDYTWLVFAVQNAKDRSMTAPYVLRYTTAATIGSLQVAGTIATPAAKRAWPSTAQARTLRTLLAQAEATGLGRPVFEAETPAVQDERDFTVVFLLQSFTQTVAAWDVAAATVISGTSGTYQVEYVRSGTYWPVAVRYRNLAQLEIEALGYYDADGDGAPDPVTLNDTDATGITLEMHAFTLATARERLALARDSAQARAADAYLIGLVAANSPRRSGRAYTWIYEFYSSAQSRRIQVRVDPLGATTSVLSGEGLGTIPAVPEPFIDSDQAVSTLLDRGVQALADSIQADPTFALIFDPNTPVRSLVVQLMGGGYYTDQEPSPDSSYWYVRLTAITSTQTRTYEGLVNMASGRPRVLTETAVLPTAPEATVQLLPPYPNPAGASVTIPVQLARPARVRLAVYDLLGREVARLVDGILPGGLHRIVWTPATGSGMYWVILEGNEKRRIHAIMVRK from the coding sequence ATGCGAAAGTATCTGTTCTGTCTGGCGCTTTTCGCTCTGAGTAGCAGTCCGACGCTGCGCGCGCAGCCTTTCTTCGTGGAGCGCTCCGAGCCGGCTTCGGGAACGGCCAGGGTACCGCTGGAGGCGGAAGTCCGGTTCTATTTCAACGATGCGGTTTCGCAGCAGACCGACTTCAACACGGCCTTTCTGTTTGAGCCCCGGCGGGCCGTGCGCATTCGCCGGGTGGATCTGATACCGGAGACGCCCAACCGGACCGATTGCCCTTCGGTCGGTGCCGGCCAGACGTGCCCGAATCTGGTCGTCTATACCGTTACGCACGAGGCGGAGACGGACTACACCTGGCTGGTGTTTGCCGTGCAGAATGCGAAGGATCGCTCCATGACGGCGCCGTACGTGCTGCGCTACACGACGGCTGCCACGATCGGGTCGCTGCAGGTGGCGGGCACGATCGCAACGCCGGCGGCCAAGCGGGCGTGGCCGTCCACCGCGCAGGCGCGTACGCTGCGGACGTTGCTGGCGCAGGCCGAAGCCACGGGACTGGGCCGTCCGGTCTTTGAGGCCGAAACGCCCGCCGTGCAGGACGAGCGCGATTTCACGGTGGTCTTTCTGCTCCAGAGCTTCACGCAGACCGTGGCCGCCTGGGATGTGGCGGCGGCAACCGTCATTTCCGGTACTTCGGGCACCTATCAGGTCGAGTACGTCCGCTCCGGCACCTACTGGCCGGTCGCCGTGCGCTACCGAAATCTGGCGCAGCTTGAGATCGAAGCGCTGGGCTACTACGATGCCGATGGCGACGGCGCGCCCGATCCGGTCACGCTGAACGACACCGACGCTACCGGCATTACGCTGGAAATGCACGCCTTTACGCTGGCTACGGCCCGCGAGCGGCTGGCGCTGGCCCGCGATTCGGCGCAGGCGCGGGCCGCCGATGCCTACCTGATCGGCCTGGTGGCCGCCAACAGTCCCCGCCGCTCCGGAAGAGCCTACACGTGGATCTACGAGTTCTACTCGTCCGCGCAGTCGCGGCGCATTCAGGTGCGCGTCGATCCGCTGGGAGCCACGACGTCGGTGTTGAGCGGCGAAGGGCTGGGCACCATTCCGGCGGTGCCCGAGCCGTTCATCGACAGCGACCAGGCGGTGAGCACGCTGCTCGACCGTGGCGTGCAGGCGCTGGCCGATTCCATCCAGGCCGATCCCACGTTTGCCCTGATTTTCGACCCGAACACTCCCGTGCGCAGCCTGGTCGTGCAGCTCATGGGCGGTGGCTACTACACCGATCAGGAGCCGTCGCCGGACTCCAGCTACTGGTACGTCCGGCTGACGGCGATTACCTCGACGCAGACGCGCACCTACGAAGGGCTGGTCAACATGGCCAGCGGACGCCCCCGCGTGCTGACCGAAACGGCCGTGCTACCGACCGCTCCGGAGGCTACCGTACAACTGCTCCCGCCTTATCCCAACCCGGCTGGTGCGTCGGTAACGATCCCGGTGCAGCTTGCCCGACCGGCCCGCGTGCGGCTGGCCGTCTATGACCTGCTGGGCCGTGAGGTGGCACGGCTGGTGGATGGAATCCTGCCAGGCGGGTTGCATCGAATCGTCTGGACGCCGGCAACCGGATCGGGAATGTACTGGGTGATACTGGAAGGAAACGAGAAGCGAAGAATTCATGCAATCATGGTGCGGAAATAG
- a CDS encoding NAD(P)-dependent oxidoreductase, with protein sequence MSAVAVIGLGRMGQPIACNLLKAGYEVVVYNRTPEKAEALVSEGARLASTPGEAARTTGLVLTMVADDAALEAVVEGPDGLLAHLPAGGIHVAMSTISPELSASLTRRHQERGQFFVGAPVFGRPDAAAAARLRIVAAGPTEAIERCRPVLEVLGSQLFVVGAEPAQAHLVKLAGNFLLASMLEALSEAFALTRKAGLDPQQFFEIIDALFGSPIYHAYGQLIASQRYTPPGFTIRLGLKDVRLARQAAHALQVPMPLASLVENHLIEALAAGLQEVDWAALAEIAARHAGLPPASA encoded by the coding sequence ATGTCTGCCGTTGCTGTGATCGGACTGGGGCGGATGGGACAGCCCATCGCCTGCAATCTGTTGAAAGCTGGCTACGAGGTCGTCGTTTACAACCGCACGCCGGAAAAAGCCGAAGCGCTGGTAAGCGAGGGGGCGCGGCTCGCCTCTACGCCGGGCGAAGCCGCCCGCACCACTGGCCTGGTACTGACCATGGTGGCCGATGATGCGGCGCTGGAAGCCGTCGTGGAAGGGCCTGACGGCCTGCTGGCGCATCTGCCGGCCGGCGGGATCCATGTAGCCATGAGCACTATCAGTCCCGAGCTGTCGGCAAGTCTGACCCGCCGACACCAGGAGCGCGGTCAGTTTTTTGTCGGGGCGCCCGTCTTCGGCCGCCCTGATGCGGCTGCGGCCGCCCGGCTCCGGATTGTGGCCGCCGGTCCGACCGAGGCAATCGAGCGTTGCCGCCCGGTTCTCGAAGTGCTGGGAAGTCAGCTCTTTGTGGTGGGGGCAGAGCCGGCGCAGGCCCATCTGGTGAAGCTGGCCGGCAATTTTCTGCTGGCCTCCATGCTGGAAGCCCTCAGTGAAGCATTTGCGCTTACGCGCAAGGCCGGGCTGGACCCACAGCAGTTTTTCGAGATCATCGACGCGCTGTTCGGCTCTCCGATCTATCACGCCTACGGTCAGCTGATCGCTTCACAGCGCTATACGCCCCCGGGTTTTACGATACGGCTGGGTCTGAAGGATGTGCGCCTGGCCCGTCAGGCGGCCCATGCGCTGCAGGTGCCCATGCCGCTGGCTTCACTGGTGGAAAACCATCTGATCGAAGCGCTCGCTGCCGGGCTGCAGGAGGTCGACTGGGCCGCGCTGGCCGAGATCGCTGCCCGCCATGCCGGCCTGCCGCCGGCCAGCGCTTAG
- a CDS encoding GntR family transcriptional regulator: protein MATRMLQPGKPRHQQLSDWLREQIEQGVYKPQDRLPSEHELSRRFGVSRITVRRALQTLEHEGLIYRCQGVGSFVKQPAHIQQGLVRLTDFAEDMARAGLQARSQVVHFASEPASAEVASRLGVAEGATVVRLDRLRLGNDEPVAFDRTWLTPFYAQFLEGRDLEHETIYRILEALGIPIVRGYYRIAAVNAEADVARLLRVPEGTALLRIDRTSCTSGNKVVYFQQRFYRSDRIVYELVLERDSRRRIPPEEGMPLREFEPVFLKPLGS from the coding sequence ATGGCAACGCGCATGCTCCAACCAGGAAAACCCCGCCATCAGCAGCTCAGCGACTGGCTGCGGGAGCAGATCGAGCAGGGCGTTTACAAGCCCCAGGATCGGCTGCCGTCCGAGCACGAGTTGAGTCGGCGTTTCGGTGTGAGCCGTATCACGGTGCGGCGGGCGCTGCAGACACTGGAACACGAGGGCTTGATCTATCGCTGCCAGGGCGTCGGCTCTTTTGTGAAGCAACCGGCACACATCCAGCAGGGACTGGTACGTTTGACCGACTTTGCCGAAGACATGGCCCGGGCCGGGCTCCAGGCCCGCTCGCAGGTCGTGCATTTTGCGTCGGAGCCGGCCTCGGCCGAGGTGGCCAGCCGTCTGGGTGTGGCCGAAGGGGCCACGGTGGTGCGGTTGGACCGCCTGCGGCTGGGCAACGACGAACCGGTCGCGTTCGATCGCACCTGGCTGACGCCGTTCTACGCGCAGTTTCTGGAGGGCAGAGATCTGGAGCACGAAACGATCTACCGTATTCTGGAAGCGCTGGGCATCCCGATCGTGCGCGGCTACTATCGCATCGCAGCGGTCAACGCCGAGGCCGACGTGGCCCGGCTGCTTCGGGTGCCCGAGGGAACGGCACTGCTCCGCATCGACCGCACTTCGTGCACCAGCGGCAATAAGGTGGTGTACTTCCAGCAGCGCTTTTACCGGAGCGATCGGATCGTTTACGAACTGGTGCTGGAGCGCGACAGCCGGCGCCGCATTCCGCCAGAAGAAGGGATGCCTTTGCGCGAATTTGAACCGGTCTTTTTAAAACCGCTCGGCTCCTGA
- a CDS encoding exo-beta-N-acetylmuramidase NamZ family protein, translated as MPALKSTFSSRRSSWWIAANGLLLSLLVLAGCFTSVPSARVRTGTEVLVARHFDLLRGKRVGLIANHTARIDTMHLIDRLMAEPEVHLVALFAPEHGLRGTAAAGEEIRDGRDVRTGLPVYSLYGATRKPTPEMLAGLDVLVFDLQDVGARCYTYISTLGLAMQAAAEAGIPFIVLDRPNPLGGELISGFVLEPEQASFVGLYPIPLVYGLTIGELARMIQGERLLPGLERLELIVVPLEGWRRTMQWPDTGLPWRPPSPNLPTFEAALAYPGTVFFEAVDGSEGRGTDAPFLQVGTPWANARALADTLNARGLPGVRFEPVTFTPRPRPGAPHPRYEGRPLHGVRLHITDRQTFRPVVTGIHLLHAFYHQAPPSFRNAFIQRPDWLARLAGTERLYELLRNGATPETIVASWEKEVEAFRQRRRPYLLY; from the coding sequence ATGCCCGCATTGAAATCAACTTTTTCTTCCCGTCGATCGAGCTGGTGGATCGCAGCTAACGGGCTGCTCCTGAGTCTGCTGGTGCTGGCGGGCTGCTTCACCTCGGTGCCTTCCGCACGGGTGCGAACGGGCACCGAAGTGCTGGTGGCCCGCCATTTCGATCTGTTGCGAGGGAAACGCGTCGGCCTGATCGCCAACCACACGGCCCGCATCGACACGATGCACCTGATCGACCGGCTGATGGCCGAGCCCGAGGTGCATCTGGTGGCGCTGTTTGCCCCGGAGCACGGCCTGCGGGGCACGGCCGCTGCGGGCGAGGAGATCCGGGACGGCCGCGACGTGCGTACGGGCCTTCCGGTTTACAGCCTCTACGGCGCCACACGCAAACCGACGCCGGAAATGCTGGCCGGCCTCGACGTGCTCGTGTTCGACCTGCAAGACGTGGGTGCCCGCTGCTACACGTACATCTCGACGCTGGGGCTGGCCATGCAGGCCGCCGCCGAAGCCGGTATCCCCTTCATCGTGCTCGACCGCCCCAACCCGCTCGGCGGCGAGCTGATTTCGGGCTTCGTACTGGAGCCGGAGCAGGCGTCGTTCGTGGGACTCTACCCGATCCCGCTGGTCTATGGCCTGACGATCGGCGAGCTGGCCCGCATGATTCAGGGCGAGCGCCTGCTACCGGGCCTGGAGCGCCTGGAGCTGATCGTCGTGCCGCTGGAGGGATGGCGCCGCACCATGCAGTGGCCCGATACCGGCCTGCCCTGGCGGCCGCCCAGCCCCAACCTGCCCACGTTCGAAGCGGCGCTGGCCTATCCGGGCACCGTCTTCTTTGAGGCGGTCGATGGCAGCGAGGGCCGCGGCACCGACGCGCCGTTTCTGCAGGTGGGTACTCCCTGGGCCAACGCACGGGCGCTGGCCGACACGCTCAACGCCCGCGGGCTGCCCGGCGTGCGCTTCGAGCCGGTCACGTTCACGCCACGGCCACGCCCGGGCGCCCCGCATCCCCGCTACGAAGGCCGGCCACTGCACGGCGTGCGCCTGCACATTACCGACCGCCAGACGTTCCGGCCGGTCGTCACCGGCATCCACCTGTTGCACGCGTTTTACCACCAGGCACCGCCGTCCTTCCGGAATGCGTTCATCCAACGACCGGACTGGCTGGCCCGACTGGCCGGCACCGAGCGCCTTTACGAATTGCTTCGGAACGGTGCTACCCCAGAGACGATCGTGGCCAGCTGGGAAAAAGAAGTGGAAGCGTTCCGGCAACGACGCCGGCCCTATCTGCTTTACTGA
- a CDS encoding DUF3098 domain-containing protein, with the protein MARPRTATRTGTRPAASSSRPMVFSRRNYHMLLIGVALVVVGFAIMAIEHELDGFWSRNVAPIIIVAGYLEVIWAILWRPRASKRDQ; encoded by the coding sequence ATGGCTCGTCCACGCACCGCTACCCGAACCGGCACGCGTCCGGCCGCTTCAAGCAGCCGGCCCATGGTGTTTTCGCGTCGAAACTATCATATGCTGTTGATCGGCGTTGCGCTGGTCGTGGTGGGTTTTGCCATCATGGCCATCGAGCACGAACTGGACGGCTTCTGGTCGCGTAATGTCGCGCCGATTATCATTGTGGCCGGCTATCTGGAAGTGATCTGGGCCATTCTCTGGCGGCCGCGCGCGTCGAAGCGCGATCAGTAA
- the ndk gene encoding nucleoside-diphosphate kinase, with amino-acid sequence MEQTLAILKPDCVRRGLIGEVIRRIEAAGFRIRAMKMVHLTKKEAEGFYAVHRGRPFFDELTTFMSSGPCVPMVLEKENAVADFRALIGATDPAEAAEGTIRREFAESKGQNIVHGSDSVENARIEINFFFPSIELVDRS; translated from the coding sequence ATGGAACAGACGCTGGCGATTCTCAAGCCCGACTGTGTGCGACGGGGCCTCATCGGCGAGGTCATCCGCCGGATCGAAGCAGCCGGCTTTCGCATCCGCGCCATGAAAATGGTGCACCTGACCAAAAAGGAAGCCGAGGGCTTCTACGCGGTGCACCGGGGCCGGCCGTTCTTCGACGAACTGACGACGTTCATGTCGAGCGGCCCCTGCGTGCCGATGGTGCTGGAGAAAGAAAACGCCGTGGCCGACTTCCGGGCACTTATCGGCGCGACCGACCCGGCCGAGGCGGCCGAGGGCACCATCCGGCGCGAATTTGCCGAATCCAAGGGTCAGAACATCGTGCACGGCTCCGACTCGGTCGAAAATGCCCGCATTGAAATCAACTTTTTCTTCCCGTCGATCGAGCTGGTGGATCGCAGCTAA